In one Rhopalosiphum padi isolate XX-2018 chromosome 3, ASM2088224v1, whole genome shotgun sequence genomic region, the following are encoded:
- the LOC132924838 gene encoding 52 kDa repressor of the inhibitor of the protein kinase-like: MPSDEELDIGNLFGLNKDDHTKASLLKRSNVPDEHFIYPFSIHNKNGKDGLLETHQNNDYHKNCVQFSFDFQKTFSNPNKVVINIIDTERMKQIKENRERLVPIIESIMFLGRQNIALRGHKDYGILSSEPHSSETVINEGNFREILKFKILSGDKTLENHLKNNNAKATYISPTIQNELIECIRKEIIFKIIKDIEQAKYYSIIFDETTDVSTVSQMSLSIRYIYSGKVFERFVTFIDCHSSMDNDNEDSDEVDLNQIEPKLTGEFLGDIVIQMMSKLGLKFDNCVGISTDGCAVMVSTIVGAVQRIQQSTKNAIHCPCNNHALNLSISKSSTVQSIRNCIGIMEQVISFFNASAKRNFI; encoded by the exons ATGCCTTCAGACG AAGAATTAGATATTGGAAATTTGTTTGGATTAAATAAAGATGACCATACTAAAGCTTCCTTGTTAAAACGTTCAAATGTGCCagatgaacattttatttaccCATTTTCTATTCACAACAAAAATG GAAAAGATGGGCTATTAGAAACACATCAAAATAATGACTATCATAAAAATTGTGTTCAATTTTctttcgattttcaaaaaactTTTTCAAACCCAAATAAAGTTGTAATTAACATAATTGATACTGAACGTATGaaacaaattaaagaaaatagagAGCGCTTAGTACCAATAATTGAGAGTATCATGTTCTTAGGACGCCAAAATATTGCTTTAAGAGGACATAAAGATTATGGTATACTTTCTTCTGAACCTCATTCATCAGAAACTGTTATTAATGAAGGCAACTTCCgagaaattttaaagtttaaaattttatcaggTGACAAAACTCttgaaaatcatttaaaaaataataatgcaaaagCAACTTATATAAGTCCCACAattcaaaatgaattaatagAGTGTATTagaaaagaaattatatttaaaatcattaaagatattGAACAGGCTAAGTACTACAGTATTATATTCGATGAAACAACTGATGTCTCAACAGTCTCTCAAATGAGTTTAAGTATCAGATATATTTACTCTGGAAAAGTTTTTGAAAGATTTGTTACATTTATTGATTGTCATTCATCTATGGACAATGACAATGAAGACAGCGATGAAGTAGATTTAAACCAGATAGAACCAAAATTGACTGGAGAATTTCTTGGTGATATAGTTATACAAATGATGTCCAAACTTGgcttaaaatttgataattgtgTAGGTATTTCTACTGATGGCTGTGCAGTGATGGTTTCTACTATAGTTGGGGCTGTTCAGCGTATTCAACAGTCAACAAAAAATGCAATTCATTGTCCTTGCAATAATCATGCTCTGAATCTATCAATTTCAAAGTCATCTACAGTTCAATCCATTCGTAACTGTATTGGTATCATGGAACAAgttatatctttttttaacgCATCAGCTAAACgcaatttcatttaa